The following proteins are co-located in the Oncorhynchus clarkii lewisi isolate Uvic-CL-2024 chromosome 30, UVic_Ocla_1.0, whole genome shotgun sequence genome:
- the LOC139389875 gene encoding FK506-binding protein 15-like isoform X2 has product MFAPDDEDGDFLSPTGGAKLASLFGLDQAASQGNESFQYTAPKQPRKTSNPGPPAQKPAFPPGAPAVLLATAIHAFKYLNGQYQKQGKLGAAVLGNQTTKEYKLLLYISQQKQVTAAKIHVGFIFTVQPNNYCTFYDDQRQNWSLMFDTEKAAVDFCKEVCLAKVNSAPSLDMVVVQDLTLGEGQGVETGDSLEVTYTGWLLQNHAVGQVFDSNLNKDKLLRLKLGAGQVIKGWEEGMVGMRKSGRRLMVIPPSLGYGSQGVANRIPADSTLIFEAELRRVKLAKDSGSDRASAGSRDSAASSPVPCVENLGPYLPAGPTLLRATSPGRPGEPPLRAKSNSISEQLTNPDATKAKLISRMAKMGQPMLPFMAGPSSQPDSSDSEMEDPRVKERLAAPSPVQISTAPQAPVQVLSHPHGASPSALMPVAMTAAAPQPVMSGSAHAFQPYAYPQSSMSPSQLQPMGQMYPTQAVPYMGGTGEVTSFLMAEARQHNSEIRLAVGKVADKVDQLASKVDDLQRQGGHSLAVPSVTMETAMIMHNIQRIIQENESLKKDVYEKSSRIEEQNRKIGEVINQNQRYMEQSNLLMEQRNDSLKSSSEHNQARTLQAEQDKVRLTEELATCTSRVSQLQQEATSHQQRAAELQNKLTSALQDGDTHCTRISSLETQLEELKETAERGQAQYRTEKQKRKGMALRVNNMEEELQDLKADKDSMERMVSDRKRKWQAERQRCDEEIEELRKSSQQDMESLRTQLRKARTSTGQAASEQLAQLQAELEEEWNRKCERALASANEQQGREMAELAEQRDILEQRLTQLQEKFSALKQSRDSEEQCLLQQQGQDEEQQVLQEKYSGLEEQWSAVRQKLEGRVAELERRLAEQGGQADSAGQDTAGEVKRVMNGVFHSLRGEFDLHETYTGSTVLGVIVNTIKSVTLQLLNGTERRSSHLREEEVDSDVRHREERPAQDAHVNGKEEEEEQRTEPEHLSESSVHREGDPRDVQERAHLEAVPETKKPTRVEPEADIDTDPEHQPLSTQPQPPSPQPQGELTTEPSEPTGINLEENLPSERGQKTQSEGGISSPEVKKVSGTIEGPLGELKRTSSKATGLQTQLPPPPSPLYDSPGKVTRA; this is encoded by the exons ATGTTTGCCCCTGACGACGAGGATGGAGATTTTCTGTCACCTACTGGAGG TGCAAAGCTGGCATCACTTTTTGGACTGGACCAAGCAGCAAGTCAGGGGAATGAATCTTTTCAATATACAGCCCCTAAACAGCCCAGGAAGACCTCAAATCCAG GTCCTCCTGCCCAGAAACCTGCGTTCCCTCCGGGTGCTCCTGCAGTACTATTGGCTACAGCTATCCATGCTTTCAAATA TCTTAACGGGCAGTATCAGAAACAAGGAAAGCTGGGAGCTGCAGTCCTGGGTAACCAAACAACAAAAGAG TACAAACTCTTGCTTTACATCAGTCAGCAGAAACAAGTGACTGCGGCCAAGATTCATGTTGGCTTCATCTTTACG GTTCAGCCCAACAACTACTGCACTTTTTATGATGACCAGCGCCAGAACTGGTCCCTGATGTTTGACACAGAGAAGGCTGCTGTAGACTTTTGTAAAGAG GTGTGTTTGGCAAAAGTAAACAGCGCCCCCTCCTTAGATATGGTGGTGGTGCAGGACCTGACACTAGGGGAGGGGCAGGGAGTTGAGACTGGAGACTCCCTGGAGGTGACATACACAGGCTGGCTCCTACAGAACCATGCCGTCGGACAG GTGTTTGACTCCAACCTGAACAAAGACAAGCTGCTCCGACTGAAACTTGGCGCTGGACAAGTGATTAAG GGCTGGGAGGAGGGCATGGTGGGTATGAGGAAGTCAGGCCGGCGTCTCATGGTGATCCCCCCCAGTCTGGGCTATGGCTCCCAAGGAGTAGCTAACCGCATCCCAGCAGACAGCACACTCATCTTTGAGGCAGAGCTACGACGG GTGAAGTTGGCGAAAGACAGTGGGTCTGATCGTGCCAGTGCTGGGTCTCGGGACTCTGCTGCCTCTTCACCTGTCCCCTGTGTGGAGAACCTGGGTCCCTACCTCCCGGCAGGACCCACTCTGCTCCGTGCTACAAGCCCCGGGAGACCAGG GGAACCACCACTTCGGGCAAAGTCGAATTCCATCAGTGAACAGTTGACA AATCCAGACGCCACCAAAGCTAAGCTGATATCTCGCATGGCCAAGATGGGTCAGCCCATGTTGCCCTTCATGGCAGGGCCCTCCTCCCAGCCAGACTCCAGCGACTCAGAAATGGAG GACCCCAGAGTGAAGGAGCGTCTTGCTGCTCCTTCTCCTGTACAGATCTCCACTGCCCCCCAAGCTCCAGTGCAAG TGCTTTCTCACCCTCACGGGGCATCGCCCTCTGCCTTGATGCCTGTTGCTATGACAGCTGCTGCTCCGCAGCCTGTGATGTCAGGCTCCGCCCATGCCTTTCAG CCTTACGCCTACCCACAGTCCTCTATGTCTCCCTCTCAACTTCAACCAATGGGCCAGATGTACCCCACCCAGGCAGTACCATACATGGGAGGCACTGGCGAGGTCACTTCCTTCCTTATGGCTGAAGCTCGGCAGCATAACTCTGAGATCCGATTGGCTGTTGGCAAAGTGGCAGATAAAGTGGACCAGTTGGCTTCAAAG GTTGACGACCTTCAGAGGCAAGGAGGCCACTCATTGGCTGTGCCCAGTGTCACTATGGAAACCGCCATGATTATGCACAACATCCAAAGAATCATTCAG GAAAATGAATCTTTAAAGAAGGACGTGTACGAGAAGAGCTCACGTATAGAGGAGCAGAACCGCAAGATCGGGGAGGTCATCAACCAGAACCAGAG GTACATGGAGCAGAGTAACCTGCTGATGGAGCAGAGGAATGACTCCCTAAAGTCCTCAAGTGAACACAACCAGGCCCGGACGCTGCAGGCTGAGCAGGACAAG GTAcgtctgacagaggagctggccACGTGCACATCACGGGTGTCCCAGCTGCAGCAGGAGGCCACGTCTCACCAGCAGAGGGCTGCAGAGCTGCAGAACAAACTGACCTCTGCCCTACAGGATGGCGACACACACTGCACACGCATCTCCTCCTTAGAGACCCAACTGGAAG agctgAAGGAGACTGCAGAGAGAGGCCAGGCTCAGTACCGCACAGAGAAGCAGAAACGCAAAGGGATGGCTCTCCGGGTGAACAACATGGAGGAGGAGCTGCAGGACCTGAAGGCTGACAAAGACAGTATGGAACGA ATGGTGTCGGACAGGAAGAGGAAGTGGCAGGCAGAAAGGCAGCGGTGTGATGAGGAGATTGAGGAGCTGAGGAAGAGCAGCCAGCAGGACATGGAAAGTCTGAGGACACAGCTCCGCAAGGCCAGGACCAGCACTGGCCAGGCAGCCTCAGAACAG CTAGCCCAACTGCAAGCAGAGCTGGAGGAAGAGTGGAATAGGAAGTGTGAGCGGGCGTTGGCCTCGGCCAATGAGCAGCAGGGGCGTGAGATGGCCGAACTGGCAGAGCAAAGAGACATACTGGAGCAGAGACTGACCCAGCTACAGGAAAAG ttttcagctctgaAGCAGTCCAGGGACTCAGAGGAGCAGTGCTTGTTGCAGCAGCAGGGACAGGACGAAGAGCAGCAGGTCCTACAAGAAAAG TATTCAGGCCTGGAGGAGCAGTGGTCAGCTGTGAGACAGAAGCTGGAGGGGCGAGTGGCTGAGCTGGAAAGGAGGCTGGCAGAGCAAGGGGGCCAAGCGGACAGTGCAGGACAGGACACTGCAGGGGAG GTGAAGCGTGTAATGAATGGAGTGTTTCACTCTCTGAGGGGGGAGTTTGACCTACACGAGACTTACACAGGCAGCACTGTGCTCGGCGTAATCGTCAACACCATAAAG AGTGTTACCTTGCAACTGCTCAATGGTACCGAGAGACGTTCATCCCATCTGAGGGAAGAAGAGGTGGACAGTGATGTGAGgcatagagaggagagaccagctcaGGATGCTCATGTGAATgggaaggaagaagaggaggagcagaggaccGAGCCTGAGCACCTTAGTGAGTCCTCTGTGCACAGGGAGGGAGACCCCAGAGATGTGCAGGAGAGGGCTCACCTTGAGGCAGTACCAGAGACGAAGAAACCGACTCGAGTGGAGCCAGAGGCAGACATCGACACGGATCCAGAGCACCAACCACTCTCAACCCAGCCACAACCACCATCTCCCCAACCACAGGGAGAGCTCACCACAGAGCCTTCTGAACCCACTGGCATAAACCTTGAGGAGAATCTGCCCTCTGAGAGAGGACAGAAAACTCAGTCCGAAGGTGGCATAAGTAGCCCGGAGGTGAAGAAAGTGAGTGGGACTATTGAGGGTCCCCTGGGTGAACTGAAAAGAACTAGCTCCAAAGCCACAGGTCTTCAAACCCAGCTTCCACCTCCACCAAGCCCCCTGTATGATAGTCCTGGGAAAGTAACAAG AGCTTGA
- the LOC139389875 gene encoding FK506-binding protein 15-like isoform X1 codes for MFAPDDEDGDFLSPTGGAKLASLFGLDQAASQGNESFQYTAPKQPRKTSNPGPPAQKPAFPPGAPAVLLATAIHAFKYLNGQYQKQGKLGAAVLGNQTTKEYKLLLYISQQKQVTAAKIHVGFIFTVQPNNYCTFYDDQRQNWSLMFDTEKAAVDFCKEVCLAKVNSAPSLDMVVVQDLTLGEGQGVETGDSLEVTYTGWLLQNHAVGQVFDSNLNKDKLLRLKLGAGQVIKGWEEGMVGMRKSGRRLMVIPPSLGYGSQGVANRIPADSTLIFEAELRRVKLAKDSGSDRASAGSRDSAASSPVPCVENLGPYLPAGPTLLRATSPGRPGEPPLRAKSNSISEQLTNPDATKAKLISRMAKMGQPMLPFMAGPSSQPDSSDSEMEDPRVKERLAAPSPVQISTAPQAPVQVLSHPHGASPSALMPVAMTAAAPQPVMSGSAHAFQPYAYPQSSMSPSQLQPMGQMYPTQAVPYMGGTGEVTSFLMAEARQHNSEIRLAVGKVADKVDQLASKVDDLQRQGGHSLAVPSVTMETAMIMHNIQRIIQENESLKKDVYEKSSRIEEQNRKIGEVINQNQRYMEQSNLLMEQRNDSLKSSSEHNQARTLQAEQDKVRLTEELATCTSRVSQLQQEATSHQQRAAELQNKLTSALQDGDTHCTRISSLETQLEELKETAERGQAQYRTEKQKRKGMALRVNNMEEELQDLKADKDSMERMVSDRKRKWQAERQRCDEEIEELRKSSQQDMESLRTQLRKARTSTGQAASEQLAQLQAELEEEWNRKCERALASANEQQGREMAELAEQRDILEQRLTQLQEKFSALKQSRDSEEQCLLQQQGQDEEQQVLQEKYSGLEEQWSAVRQKLEGRVAELERRLAEQGGQADSAGQDTAGEVKRVMNGVFHSLRGEFDLHETYTGSTVLGVIVNTIKSVTLQLLNGTERRSSHLREEEVDSDVRHREERPAQDAHVNGKEEEEEQRTEPEHLSESSVHREGDPRDVQERAHLEAVPETKKPTRVEPEADIDTDPEHQPLSTQPQPPSPQPQGELTTEPSEPTGINLEENLPSERGQKTQSEGGISSPEVKKVSGTIEGPLGELKRTSSKATGLQTQLPPPPSPLYDSPGKVTSLTEGVGEENGKETFFLSTAPTKPPPTEEEDDDDELSLKGQPPPAPLFGDEEDEDDDLDWLG; via the exons ATGTTTGCCCCTGACGACGAGGATGGAGATTTTCTGTCACCTACTGGAGG TGCAAAGCTGGCATCACTTTTTGGACTGGACCAAGCAGCAAGTCAGGGGAATGAATCTTTTCAATATACAGCCCCTAAACAGCCCAGGAAGACCTCAAATCCAG GTCCTCCTGCCCAGAAACCTGCGTTCCCTCCGGGTGCTCCTGCAGTACTATTGGCTACAGCTATCCATGCTTTCAAATA TCTTAACGGGCAGTATCAGAAACAAGGAAAGCTGGGAGCTGCAGTCCTGGGTAACCAAACAACAAAAGAG TACAAACTCTTGCTTTACATCAGTCAGCAGAAACAAGTGACTGCGGCCAAGATTCATGTTGGCTTCATCTTTACG GTTCAGCCCAACAACTACTGCACTTTTTATGATGACCAGCGCCAGAACTGGTCCCTGATGTTTGACACAGAGAAGGCTGCTGTAGACTTTTGTAAAGAG GTGTGTTTGGCAAAAGTAAACAGCGCCCCCTCCTTAGATATGGTGGTGGTGCAGGACCTGACACTAGGGGAGGGGCAGGGAGTTGAGACTGGAGACTCCCTGGAGGTGACATACACAGGCTGGCTCCTACAGAACCATGCCGTCGGACAG GTGTTTGACTCCAACCTGAACAAAGACAAGCTGCTCCGACTGAAACTTGGCGCTGGACAAGTGATTAAG GGCTGGGAGGAGGGCATGGTGGGTATGAGGAAGTCAGGCCGGCGTCTCATGGTGATCCCCCCCAGTCTGGGCTATGGCTCCCAAGGAGTAGCTAACCGCATCCCAGCAGACAGCACACTCATCTTTGAGGCAGAGCTACGACGG GTGAAGTTGGCGAAAGACAGTGGGTCTGATCGTGCCAGTGCTGGGTCTCGGGACTCTGCTGCCTCTTCACCTGTCCCCTGTGTGGAGAACCTGGGTCCCTACCTCCCGGCAGGACCCACTCTGCTCCGTGCTACAAGCCCCGGGAGACCAGG GGAACCACCACTTCGGGCAAAGTCGAATTCCATCAGTGAACAGTTGACA AATCCAGACGCCACCAAAGCTAAGCTGATATCTCGCATGGCCAAGATGGGTCAGCCCATGTTGCCCTTCATGGCAGGGCCCTCCTCCCAGCCAGACTCCAGCGACTCAGAAATGGAG GACCCCAGAGTGAAGGAGCGTCTTGCTGCTCCTTCTCCTGTACAGATCTCCACTGCCCCCCAAGCTCCAGTGCAAG TGCTTTCTCACCCTCACGGGGCATCGCCCTCTGCCTTGATGCCTGTTGCTATGACAGCTGCTGCTCCGCAGCCTGTGATGTCAGGCTCCGCCCATGCCTTTCAG CCTTACGCCTACCCACAGTCCTCTATGTCTCCCTCTCAACTTCAACCAATGGGCCAGATGTACCCCACCCAGGCAGTACCATACATGGGAGGCACTGGCGAGGTCACTTCCTTCCTTATGGCTGAAGCTCGGCAGCATAACTCTGAGATCCGATTGGCTGTTGGCAAAGTGGCAGATAAAGTGGACCAGTTGGCTTCAAAG GTTGACGACCTTCAGAGGCAAGGAGGCCACTCATTGGCTGTGCCCAGTGTCACTATGGAAACCGCCATGATTATGCACAACATCCAAAGAATCATTCAG GAAAATGAATCTTTAAAGAAGGACGTGTACGAGAAGAGCTCACGTATAGAGGAGCAGAACCGCAAGATCGGGGAGGTCATCAACCAGAACCAGAG GTACATGGAGCAGAGTAACCTGCTGATGGAGCAGAGGAATGACTCCCTAAAGTCCTCAAGTGAACACAACCAGGCCCGGACGCTGCAGGCTGAGCAGGACAAG GTAcgtctgacagaggagctggccACGTGCACATCACGGGTGTCCCAGCTGCAGCAGGAGGCCACGTCTCACCAGCAGAGGGCTGCAGAGCTGCAGAACAAACTGACCTCTGCCCTACAGGATGGCGACACACACTGCACACGCATCTCCTCCTTAGAGACCCAACTGGAAG agctgAAGGAGACTGCAGAGAGAGGCCAGGCTCAGTACCGCACAGAGAAGCAGAAACGCAAAGGGATGGCTCTCCGGGTGAACAACATGGAGGAGGAGCTGCAGGACCTGAAGGCTGACAAAGACAGTATGGAACGA ATGGTGTCGGACAGGAAGAGGAAGTGGCAGGCAGAAAGGCAGCGGTGTGATGAGGAGATTGAGGAGCTGAGGAAGAGCAGCCAGCAGGACATGGAAAGTCTGAGGACACAGCTCCGCAAGGCCAGGACCAGCACTGGCCAGGCAGCCTCAGAACAG CTAGCCCAACTGCAAGCAGAGCTGGAGGAAGAGTGGAATAGGAAGTGTGAGCGGGCGTTGGCCTCGGCCAATGAGCAGCAGGGGCGTGAGATGGCCGAACTGGCAGAGCAAAGAGACATACTGGAGCAGAGACTGACCCAGCTACAGGAAAAG ttttcagctctgaAGCAGTCCAGGGACTCAGAGGAGCAGTGCTTGTTGCAGCAGCAGGGACAGGACGAAGAGCAGCAGGTCCTACAAGAAAAG TATTCAGGCCTGGAGGAGCAGTGGTCAGCTGTGAGACAGAAGCTGGAGGGGCGAGTGGCTGAGCTGGAAAGGAGGCTGGCAGAGCAAGGGGGCCAAGCGGACAGTGCAGGACAGGACACTGCAGGGGAG GTGAAGCGTGTAATGAATGGAGTGTTTCACTCTCTGAGGGGGGAGTTTGACCTACACGAGACTTACACAGGCAGCACTGTGCTCGGCGTAATCGTCAACACCATAAAG AGTGTTACCTTGCAACTGCTCAATGGTACCGAGAGACGTTCATCCCATCTGAGGGAAGAAGAGGTGGACAGTGATGTGAGgcatagagaggagagaccagctcaGGATGCTCATGTGAATgggaaggaagaagaggaggagcagaggaccGAGCCTGAGCACCTTAGTGAGTCCTCTGTGCACAGGGAGGGAGACCCCAGAGATGTGCAGGAGAGGGCTCACCTTGAGGCAGTACCAGAGACGAAGAAACCGACTCGAGTGGAGCCAGAGGCAGACATCGACACGGATCCAGAGCACCAACCACTCTCAACCCAGCCACAACCACCATCTCCCCAACCACAGGGAGAGCTCACCACAGAGCCTTCTGAACCCACTGGCATAAACCTTGAGGAGAATCTGCCCTCTGAGAGAGGACAGAAAACTCAGTCCGAAGGTGGCATAAGTAGCCCGGAGGTGAAGAAAGTGAGTGGGACTATTGAGGGTCCCCTGGGTGAACTGAAAAGAACTAGCTCCAAAGCCACAGGTCTTCAAACCCAGCTTCCACCTCCACCAAGCCCCCTGTATGATAGTCCTGGGAAAGTAACAAG tctgactgagggagtaGGAGAGGAAAATGGGAAGGAGACATTTTTCCTGAGCACAGCCCCAACCAAACCCCCACccactgaggaggaggatgatgatgatgagctg AGCTTGAAGGGGCAACCTCCCCCAGCCCCTCTGTTTGGCGACGAagaggatgaagatgatgatcTTGACTGGCTGGGATGA